The following are from one region of the Juglans regia cultivar Chandler chromosome 10, Walnut 2.0, whole genome shotgun sequence genome:
- the LOC109020850 gene encoding uncharacterized protein LOC109020850, with protein MPPPQGIVKINLDASVDKHLSLAGFGVVVRDSKGHVLATMRMKQNLLPDPHLSESYVVFYASKFAMELGFQRIILEGDALNIVEGIKNGAQGWDSSSMLILDARSLLAQLQQWTVAHIQRGFNSVAHALAISALSIANSMFDIEVPQCIAHLL; from the coding sequence ATGCCTCCACCTCAAGGTATTGTCAAGATTAATTTGGATGCATCGGTTGATAAACATCTTTCTTTGGCTGGTTTTGGAGTTGTGGTAAGGGACAGTAAGGGTCATGTTTTGGCTACCATGAGGATGAAACAAAATCTGTTACCTGATCCTCATCTATCAGAATCTTATGTTGTTTTTTATGCCTCAAAGTTTGCTATGGAGCTTGGTTTCCAACGGATTATATTAGAAGGGGATGCTCTAAATATAGTGGAGGGTATTAAAAATGGTGCTCAAGGATGGGACAGTTCCAGTATGCTCATATTAGATGCTAGATCTCTCTTGGCTCAACTTCAACAATGGACAGTTGCTCATATTCAAAGAGGTTTTAATTCAGTTGCTCATGCTTTGGCAATAAGTGCATTAAGCATTGCTAATTCAATGTTTGATATAGAAGTTCCTCAATGTATTGCTCATTTATTGTAA